A single window of Sulfurovum sp. UBA12169 DNA harbors:
- a CDS encoding paraquat-inducible membrane protein A, producing MILENEDALDHYIICRKCHTLHEEIPIRDGTKACCSECGGVLYKYDSRLTEHGLALSVSGLIMFVLANIFPLVKIEILGHEQFITISKTILSLFESGFYLVGLICAFLIFVFPLMIFLIYSTLFVLLKLERGEKTIKELLVLLSRILPWSMSDIFFVSILVALVKLIGYAQIHIGVSFWALIGFVVLDLYITKNLHIYEIWMLRKRTFSKERSNDRD from the coding sequence TTGCATGAAGAGATACCTATACGTGACGGCACAAAAGCATGTTGCAGCGAATGCGGAGGAGTATTGTACAAATACGACAGCAGGCTCACAGAACATGGCTTGGCGTTAAGTGTCAGCGGACTTATTATGTTTGTTTTGGCCAACATTTTTCCTTTAGTTAAGATAGAAATACTCGGACATGAGCAATTTATTACAATTTCAAAAACTATTTTAAGCCTTTTTGAGAGCGGTTTTTATCTTGTGGGCCTCATTTGTGCTTTTCTTATTTTTGTCTTTCCTTTGATGATATTTTTGATTTACAGTACTCTTTTTGTTTTGCTTAAACTAGAAAGAGGAGAAAAAACGATCAAGGAGCTGCTTGTTTTGCTGTCCCGTATTTTGCCATGGAGCATGAGCGATATATTTTTTGTCAGTATTTTGGTGGCATTGGTTAAGCTTATCGGGTACGCGCAGATACATATAGGGGTTTCTTTTTGGGCGCTGATAGGTTTTGTGGTGCTGGATCTGTATATCACAAAAAACTTGCACATTTACGAGATATGGATGTTGCGAAAACGTACTTTTTCCAAAGAGAGAAGCAATGATAGAGATTGA
- a CDS encoding paraquat-inducible membrane protein A: MIEIDEKKLIRCPVCEAVNIDRGTNSSCRRCGCTIYRHQKFTTQKSWAYLITAIVAYIPANLYPMLITKQFGSGESSTILGGIVMLWEHGSYPIAMVIFVASIVIPVLKFLILIYLLVSVKYPLGKDKKINKHKMYFLTEAVGPWSMIDVFVVAILAALIHLANIQIIAGTAATAFALSVFFTLLAAHAFDERLIEGRS, translated from the coding sequence ATGATAGAGATTGATGAAAAGAAGCTTATCAGATGTCCGGTTTGTGAAGCGGTCAATATTGACAGAGGAACAAACAGTTCTTGCCGCCGCTGCGGATGCACGATCTATAGGCACCAAAAATTTACGACACAAAAAAGCTGGGCATATCTTATAACGGCTATTGTCGCATACATTCCCGCCAATCTTTATCCGATGCTTATTACCAAACAATTCGGATCAGGAGAGAGCAGCACGATTTTGGGCGGCATTGTAATGCTGTGGGAACACGGTTCGTATCCCATCGCTATGGTGATCTTTGTTGCTTCTATTGTTATTCCTGTTTTAAAATTTCTTATTTTAATTTATCTGCTTGTTAGTGTAAAATACCCTTTGGGAAAAGATAAAAAGATCAATAAGCATAAAATGTATTTTTTAACAGAAGCAGTAGGTCCGTGGTCCATGATCGATGTATTTGTTGTTGCTATACTTGCAGCACTTATACACCTTGCCAATATTCAGATCATCGCCGGAACCGCTGCAACCGCATTTGCGCTCTCTGTGTTTTTTACACTTTTGGCTGCCCATGCATTTGATGAACGATTGATTGAAGGAAGAAGTTAA